One genomic segment of Pandoraea sputorum includes these proteins:
- the lptC gene encoding LPS export ABC transporter periplasmic protein LptC, which yields MATQRVSPASLIAIAVLAGLAAGTYWLVQRTLPSDADRAPYVKQHIPDYYADDMVISMLAPNGVTQYRVNAVHMTHFEDDQTTAMTMPAVRAFTPDQPEVTATSKRGTLNADMSIVDLYDDAVVVRQPGPRDPEMRALSEHFQVLVNEDIVRTEKPVQLFRGSSVMYGDGMIFNNISRAVQLLGNVHGTIQPAELGAKRPPPSGQPAAPTAPRAPSQTPQGPKTP from the coding sequence ATGGCCACCCAACGCGTCTCGCCCGCTTCGCTGATCGCGATCGCCGTCCTGGCCGGCCTTGCGGCAGGTACGTACTGGCTCGTGCAGCGCACGCTGCCGTCCGATGCCGACCGCGCGCCGTACGTGAAGCAGCACATCCCCGATTACTACGCCGACGACATGGTGATTTCCATGCTCGCGCCCAACGGTGTGACGCAGTACCGCGTCAACGCCGTCCACATGACGCACTTCGAAGACGACCAGACCACGGCCATGACGATGCCGGCCGTGCGCGCCTTCACGCCGGATCAGCCCGAAGTGACCGCCACGAGCAAACGTGGCACGCTCAACGCAGATATGTCGATCGTCGATCTGTACGACGACGCGGTCGTGGTGCGTCAGCCTGGGCCGCGAGACCCCGAAATGCGCGCGCTGTCCGAGCACTTTCAGGTGCTCGTGAACGAAGACATCGTGCGCACCGAGAAGCCGGTGCAGCTGTTCCGCGGGTCATCCGTGATGTATGGCGACGGCATGATTTTCAATAACATCTCGCGCGCCGTACAATTGCTCGGCAATGTTCACGGCACGATCCAGCCGGCGGAACTGGGCGCCAAGCGCCCGCCGCCGTCAGGTCAGCCCGCTGCGCCTACCGCTCCACGCGCGCCATCTCAGACTCCACAGGGCCCCAAGACCCCATGA